A stretch of the Nicotiana tabacum cultivar K326 chromosome 6, ASM71507v2, whole genome shotgun sequence genome encodes the following:
- the LOC107766906 gene encoding uncharacterized protein LOC107766906, whose translation MASSKNEESGAQDAAERIKVAALSAAKGLSRAQAERAAAAAARNVNAYGQKEEGPSRWQERKEAKRQMYLMSTEKQVRLGERKDLKASGSTLAAASQCQKCFQSGHWTYECKNERVYISRPSRTQQLKNPKLRMKVSISYDLENPDIEKERKSEKSVKKSKRKHKSDTESGSDSEASVFESDSDASSATRSDDSSGESESSYSSSTDSEEERRKRKKKKKQQQKKRRHRKYSSTSESSGSSSDSGSDSEERTSRKKSSRRHTRKR comes from the coding sequence ATGGCATCCTCTAAGAATGAGGAAAGTGGTGCTCAGGATGCAGCAGAAAGGATTAAGGTTGCAGCCTTGTCAGCTGCAAAGGGTTTGAGTCGTGCTCAGGCTGAGCGTGCCGCTGCCGCTGCTGCTAGAAATGTCAATGCATATGGCCAGAAGGAAGAAGGACCCAGTCGATGGcaggaaagaaaagaagcaaagagGCAGATGTATTTGATGAGTACTGAGAAACAGGTGAGATTGGGTGAAAGGAAAGACCTCAAGGCTTCAGGTTCCACCCTTGCTGCAGCTTCTCAATGTCAGAAATGTTTCCAGTCAGGGCACTGGACTTATGAGTGCAAGAATGAAAGGGTTTACATATCACGACCATCTCGTACACAGCAGCTGAAAAATCCAAAACTGAGGATGAAAGTATCAATATCTTATGATCTTGAAAACCCAGATATTGAGAAGGAGAGGAAGAGTGAAAAATCTGTGAAGAAGAGTAAGAGGAAGCATAAGTCGGATACAGAGTCCGGAAGTGATAGTGAGGCTTCAGTCTTTGAATCTGACAGTGATGCGTCATCAGCGACAAGGTCCGATGATTCTTCTGGGGAAAGTGAATCAAGTTATAGTTCTTCAACTGATTCAGAGGAagagaggaggaagaggaagaagaagaagaagcagcagcagaAGAAGAGAAGACACCGGAAATACAGCTCAACCTCTGAGTCTTCTGGTTCATCTTCAGATTCTGGGTCCGATTCTGAAGAGCGAACTAGCCGTAAGAAGAGCAGCAGGAGGCATACCAGAAAGCGGTGA
- the LOC107766904 gene encoding uncharacterized protein LOC107766904, whose product MASSKNEESGAQDAAERIKVAALSAAKGLSRAQAERAAAPAARNVNAYGQKEEGPSRWQERKEAKRQMYLMSTEKQVRLGERKDLKASGSTLAAASQCQKCFQLGHWTYECKNERVYISRPSRTQQLKNPKLRMKLSISYDLENPDIEKERKSENPSH is encoded by the coding sequence ATGGCATCCTCTAAGAATGAGGAAAGTGGTGCTCAGGATGCAGCAGAAAGGATTAAGGTTGCAGCCTTGTCAGCTGCAAAGGGTTTGAGTCGTGCTCAGGCTGAGCGCGCCGCTGCTCCTGCTGCTAGAAATGTCAATGCGTATGGCCAGAAGGAAGAAGGACCCAGTCGATGGcaggaaagaaaagaagcaaagagGCAGATGTATTTGATGAGTACTGAGAAACAGGTGAGATTGGGTGAAAGGAAAGACCTCAAGGCTTCAGGTTCCACCCTTGCTGCAGCTTCTCAATGTCAGAAATGTTTCCAGTTAGGGCACTGGACTTATGAGTGCAAGAATGAGAGGGTTTACATATCACGTCCTTCTCGTACACAGCAGCTGAAGAATCCAAAACTGAGGATGAAATTATCAATATCTTATGATCTAGAAAACCCAGATATTGAGAAGGAGAGGAAGAGTGAAAacccttcccactag